Genomic segment of Mycteria americana isolate JAX WOST 10 ecotype Jacksonville Zoo and Gardens chromosome 9, USCA_MyAme_1.0, whole genome shotgun sequence:
ccctgTCCCCTTCTTAACCAGTGGCTTCTTTCTttcagcctccagctgctgtcAATCCAAGCCAAGCAGCCGCTGCCTCTGAGCCACCGGTGACTGTGAGCGCTGTGGATGTGCCCCAGCCGCCCGGCCAAGCCTCAGCCCCAGAGCCAGCTGGGGCACCGGAGGCCAGGGTAGAACCCGGGCGGCCCGAGAGGCCTGCTTTGCCCAGGGAGCAacagagcaagagggagaggCACAGAGGGGAGAGGCCAGGCCCCAGAGGCCAGGGCAGGCAGTCGTGCAGCAGCTTGCAGGAACCGGCAGAGGAAGCCTGTCATCTGCTCCACAGCTCCAGGGGGCACAGGGGCTTCAGCCGCAGACCAGAGCGGAGACCTGGCGGGAGGCATAGCCAGGAGTTTCCAAAGCCTCAcagcagaagcagggctgctgccttGGCTGAAAGAAAGGAGTTGTGCCCTGAAGACCCCTCACCAGTAACAGAGGCAGTGGACTTGAAAGAGGAGCATCATGATGTGGAGAGATGGACCCCGGAGGAGGGTGCTGAagcccagggcagggagaaggagaatCTGGCTTTCAACCGCAGCGAccacagagcagctcccagctggcAGGGCCACCACAGGCCCTGGGATTGCAGGAGGTGGGAGAGGTCCAGGGTCCAGGAGCGTGGTTCCTACCCCAGAGCTCCAAGAGGGCGAGGGGTGTTCAGGCCCAGTGGACGTCGAGAAGCCCATCTCCTTGAGAAGGAGAGCGGCTCCTAGCAGGAGTGGTGaggggctgggctgcgggaggGAAGGGCTGTTTCTGGGGAGAACAGTGAAGGCTCTGGTGGAGCAGTAGCAAGCAGATACCGTACCccttgggagggaggaggcagtTGGCATGTGGCACAGCTTGGGACAGGCAGTGTCTCTAGAGTACGTGCAGAGTGAAGCATCCTGGTGTGAGCGACTGGCTGTCACCAACATTGGAGAAGCCGACTCCTGACGGATCACGTCAGTCTTGGTCTCGGAGGGCCCAGGGTATAGAGGAAGCCTTGACTGGGGACTTGCAGCCATCATCCCTGTACGTGAGCTGCCAAGAAATGTGCATATCTACAGAGCAAATGGACTGAGCCCAGTGCAGTGCCACGGCAGAGCCAGAGTTGTGGCAGGACCTTCCCTGGAAGCCAGCGTCCCGGCGGAGCCATGGTGGTGCCAAGTGATAAGGCTGTGCCAGGACAGCAGCCTGGAGCTCAGCTTGCTGTGTCCCCCAGTCCTTCTCAGAGCGCCTTCTCAACTGCCATCCCTGTCCCTTGGAAACAACATCGCTTCTCCCGCAGCCCTGACAGCTGCTCAGCTGATGGGCTCAGCCAGGCAACTCCTTTGTATGACAGGACACTTGCCAGTCCCAGCCAGGAGAGCTAAATTAAGCTTAAGTCAACACATTGGCAGGCCAGAGCAGTCTGGTGGCTGAGGCTTTGCGttggctcctgctgccccaggaaGCCTGCATTTAGCTGGAGCTCCTGCTGTCCTTCAGCGGCTTTTGTGCAGGCAGAAGCTGATGGGGGAGACCTGGGAAGAGCACTCTGCTCTGTGACCTGTATCTGTTGGGATCCCCCTCTAAGACCAGGCTGTCTCCTGGAGCTCCCGACAGCCCAGAGTGAAGACATGCCCCAATACTTTTGATACTCTTACACTCCTTTCATCTTCAGGCTGATCTTGCTTCAAAGAAATGAGGATTTGCTGTTTAAACTAACTTGGTGCagttccttctgctgctgcttcacaaaTGCAAAGTGTCCCACTCCAGAGCTGTGATGGGCAATTCCAAACCTCTGAAGTGGGAGACTGCTATTAAATTAATTTGTTGGGTCTTCTCCAGAGCCTGCTCCCTTTGTTTTCTCTGCCCTCTTGCTCCTGTTCTTTGCTGTTTGGAGTGAAGGTGTTGATCCCTGGTattgctcactcccctccctgctccctacACCTGGGGCCGGGGCAGAGACCTTCCCCTGGCCCTCCTGGGTGGCAGGAGGGCTCCGCACTCCCTGCTTTGCCTGCCTCGGTGTAAGCTGTCTGGCTGACCCAGACAGCACTGATTCCTTCACACTTGTTCGTGCCTTgtgccccctcctctcctctggccaCACATGGGTTGTTActgtcttcctcctcttgctgAGTACAAAAATGGCTGTGCTGCAATGGGCTCACCAGAGCTTTGGGTGAGATCCCTAGGAAACAGAGGGCTGCATGCTGGCTGGGAGGGCGTTTGTCCTGCATCTGCCTGACTGATCCGTTGGCACGTGAAGGGTGCACAAAAGCTGTTTCTTGAATGGGCCCTCCTCAcctgctgccctgctctctcCACACCTGGCCTTGGCCTGAAGGGGTTGGTTTAACCCACTGCCCAGGAACCTTCCATGCTTAAATTTTCAACGCTGGCCTATTTTCAACCCTAATGctctaaaagcattttttttccctcctcggTCTAAGCCTACACTACCTGTCCTGGGCTTGGGGATCTGAGCGCCATACATTGTGCCCTGCTGGGGACGAAGGTTGAGCACTCGCTCCCTGGAGAGCGCCctaatttttcttcagtgcttgctCTGTCCTTGTTCCAGCTGGTTTCTGGGTGAACAGCCTGTCCACACTTCAGTGAAAAGGTGTAAACTTTATCTGACATTGGTGCTTgttctgctgcctcctgccttcacTTGTGAAATTGCTGTGCTCCAAGAAAGGCATTTGATCATGTCCTGAAAGAAACACGAAGATCTCTGCCCTGCACTGAAGCTGAAGCTCCTTGGCTTCCTCCCGTGAGCCAGGCTTACTGTCAGCAGGAAAACTGCTGTGCCCCGTGTCTGGAGCATGGGAATTCAGCCATGGAATCGGAGTGAGCGAGGACTCGCGTAACTTCAATCAAATGCCAGATGTGTTAGAGGGGAGGGTTTTTTCCTGGAAGTAAGGATTTAGGAAGGGCCCTCACCTTTCTGACTCACTGTTgtcagcctggagcagaggacATTTTGCAACAGCTCGTGGAAATGAATTTgagctaaacaaaacaaacctccagGTCAGAAGGGAGGAATGGAGCCTGCAccctgccctggggctcctcGCTTAGTGTCCACCTGTGTCACCCACCTACCTCACAGGGCTGTTGTGAGGCTTAACTGGCAAAAGCACTTGGGCTGGGCAGAAGGGCACCGGCAGCATCTGTAGCATTAACACTATTAAAAGCAAGCAGAGTGATAGATGTTGCCTGTCCTTTCATGTGGTGGCATCACGGCCCTCTGGCTCTCCCTCACCACTCCCCCATCCTCCTGAACTGCTGCAAGATGTTCACCAGTCACTCACTGGCCAGTTTTGACCCCCAGCTTTGAGGGAAGAGGCTGGATCTCAGCAGTCAGCCTCTGCGGGATGGTTGAGCACAGGGTTTGAGATGCCAacagcagcaccctgctctggGAGCTGCCTTGAGTCactggagaccccccccccccccccggccacggGATCAACCCTTCAGTTGAGGAAACGTTTGTGCAAGTTGGGTTGCAACAAAGCAGCACCCGTTTGTGCTGAAATTCAGCTAGGTGGCATCGGCTGAGCCCCTTCATATCCCAGCACGCTCTCAGCTTTGCCCTTGGCCCCACAGAGCAGAGCGAAGAGGAGAGCTAAGCAGAGACCTAATGGTTTGGGTTTGGCCTGGAaccacctcccccacccctgccaagGTGACACAGCCCCCAAAGCGAGGACATGAACACCAGGCTGGCTCTGGGGAAGTGATTTCAGGACTCTGAAACAGGgactggggagaggagaagctcTGGCTGGCCTGCTCTGTGGTTCAGCACGCACACGCTGACCTCTGGCTCCATGGTGTTGGGAAGGAGGTACAGAACATGCCCCCTTCTCGATTGCATTTCAGGCACCTGTGGCTCTACCAGCCCATCCAGGAAGGACACGTGGTGACAGGGAAAGGCTGTCAGACTGCCAGCAGCAGGCCAAACCCCTCCTTCAGCTGCGCAGGGCTTCTcctgctggaaggagaggagtaGTCACCTCCAACAGGGATTTCTGCACCTCACACCGGGCTGGCGTGGCTGCAGAAATTCACATTGGGAGGGAGTTAACATCAAACTCTTGGGAAGATACTCTGTAAACCAGCCAAAGCCTCTCATCTGCCCCCACACGCAGGCCTGCAGTAGCTCCAGGGCCCCACATCTCCTCCTCTGGCAGGAGGGACAGTCACGCCAG
This window contains:
- the RNF25 gene encoding E3 ubiquitin-protein ligase RNF25 isoform X2; protein product: MAAAGEEEEASDWVLPPEVEVLESIYLEELRVARGRSRWEPWEISITLHPATAQDQDSQYVRFTLVLSVPPQYPNKAPEISIRNPRGLSDEQIQKISQTLRSVAEARLGTEVLYELIEKGKEILTDNNIPHGQCVICLYGFQEKEAFTKTQCYHYFHSHCLARYAQHMEEEILMQQEEREQHLAPSPKQEPYRPDAKTLQHQEELRLIFKRQQEKGGIIDPEAERNRYFISLQAPPAAVNPSQAAAASEPPVTVSAVDVPQPPGQASAPEPAGAPEARVEPGRPERPALPREQQSKRERHRGERPGPRGQGRQSCSSLQEPAEEACHLLHSSRGHRGFSRRPERRPGGRHSQEFPKPHSRSRAAALAERKELCPEDPSPVTEAVDLKEEHHDVERWTPEEGAEAQGREKENLAFNRSDHRAAPSWQGHHRPWDCRRWERSRVQERGSYPRAPRGRGVFRPSGRREAHLLEKESGS